The Polyodon spathula isolate WHYD16114869_AA chromosome 3, ASM1765450v1, whole genome shotgun sequence genome has a segment encoding these proteins:
- the LOC121309702 gene encoding NK-tumor recognition protein-like isoform X3 — MGVQDRPLCYFDVEINREPVGRIVFQLFSDVCPKTCTNFLGLCTGEKGRGKTTGRKLCYKGSTFHRIVKNFMIQGGDFIEGNGRGGESIYGGYFKDENFVLKHDRAFLLSMANRGKDTNGSQFFITTKTAPHLDGVHVVFGLVISGFEVIKHIENLKTDAASRPYSDVRVIDCGQLTKPASDVLERRKISPHSWDSSSSSPTSESQSDTEEKPPPPRKRKHKTRNKHLNKRRKEGKRRGSSSKRPPASQASFCEQENADDEKGKDLNVTREKPVVRPEEIPPVPENRAHLALSAALGDQKPAITKSGRRIKGRGTMRYHTPPRSQSRSQSQDDDDDEDEKSSETPPHWKEEMQRTKIYQPPSGEKWSKGDKLSDHYSSRWDGKGASPWSRSRSHDHCSDHSTERSSQNRRHRREKKRTKHRKKSKKQKHSKKLKIPKTKPKTDSMAHRTESSRSSSRKSKLSVKRKRRSRSCTRSSSHSSRRDWSGSDEIFRSSPLSRNSSSCSRSKSRSRSYFRSRTRSRTRSRSLSRSRSRSISRSRKRTPSRSPRNTCSNENNKSQVDPPRQNTQINENVLPNAVSESVPALPMSDSPPPSRWKPGQKPWKPSYIHVQEVKAKTPALLAQSSYTVKNSKENSQSSSYHDRHRHSDSERSVYSSNRSYNYKRRSRTRSSRSRSYRRSYSRSRSRARSSSRSRTPVKYHSRSSTYSRSNSYDSYSDKTKATSNSRERSVRHYSTVQESSPEAKFGDGYLDNRKELKGEKENRRLYSSEYSTDSERSNVKKNKKHDADPKKQNNNSHSQSEADSIKTSEPKQEKHNAGSFREDQKSKSGWDSDSDHSKKEPGVEDRSSEFQQLKSGRTDEKTSSRKEFLSSKWDSEDHSETEEKKIIRGGSAYSSKEEGEASSGSDSEGGHSKSSKVSTRLACPSPANSETDVKTTSKKQTSVAAESSVLSSGSEKVMPKKKAKRKRKHKKRSSTKAGSRRGKTKSKGKKSKKKKQKPKETFHWQPPLEFGEEEEEERPEENAIVKQVMKESLLKVIGETVVKHKESKSNAEETLKTPKENIQSGAASQRAQEQSTKNEKESKQSPRNVKRPRRDESTEADSSKADGKEHAVEFPEKTEQSNDSMEICTPEQNSPERDYAKTTAQQGSPLKELVLPANRDVGNALNTTAVEALKMEPHPMNSRASSNVFISNDSGGESIKKAQNELQCLTIDPKWKPLKDLSNQQPVSTMNAVEVKSTDSPDCVETKPQGLRIEIKSKSRVRPGSLFDEVRKTARLNQRQRNQESSSEERSPSVEDKSKSRSRTRSPSKSGSSQRTRSRKRSLSSSHSRTRSRSSTYSYRSRSYTRSRSRRRYSRGRSRTWSSTDRSYRRHSHSSRTYSRSRSRSRSSDRRRRSRSVTYDSYYSRSRSRSSRRRTSDSYRRSRSYDRSSRSYCSYSRSDRSYSRRRSHS, encoded by the exons ATGGGTGTTCAAGACCGGCCTCTGTGCTATTTTGACGTTGAAATCAATCGAGAGCCAG ttgggcGCATTGTCTTCCAGCTTTTTTCGGATGTCTGTCCCAAGACATGTACAAATTTTCTTGGCTTGTGCACAG GTGAGAAAGGAAGAGGAAAAACAACAGGGAGAAAGCTGTGTTACAAAGGCTCCACCTTCCACCGCATTGTTAAAAACTTCATGATCCAGGGTGGGGATTTCATTGAAG GTAATGGAAGAGGAGGTGAATCGATATATGGTGGCTATTTTAAAG ATGAAAACTTTGTTCTCAAACATGACAGAGCATTCCTTTTATCAATGGCAAACCGAGGCAAAGACACGAATGGGTCACAGTTTTTCAT AACTACAAAAACAGCACCTCATCTGGATGG AGTTCACGTTGTCTTTGGGCTGGTTATCTCAGGATTTGAGGTGATAAAGCACATTGAGAATCTGAAAACGGACGCTGCCAGCAGACCCTACTCAGATGTCCGGGTGATTGATTGCGGACAGTTAACAAAGCCTGCCAGTGATG TTCTGGAGCGCAGAAAGATCTCTCCGCATTCGTGGGATTCTTCGTCGTCTTCTCCCACCTCGGAGTCCCAGAGCGACACAGAGGAGAAGCCACCGCCACCGCGCAAGCGCAAACACAAAACCAGAAACAAGCATCTAAACAAGAGAAGGAAGGAGGGGAAGAgaagaggaagcagcagcaagaGGCCCCCGGCAAGCCAAGCAAG CTTCTGTGAACAGGAGAATGCTGATGATGAAAAGGGGAAGGATTTGAATGTGACGAGAGAGAAGCCTGTGGTGCGGCCTGAAGAAATCCCCCCCGTGCCAGAGAACAG GGCACATCTGGCTCTATCGGCAGCTCTAGGTGATCAGAAGCCAGCCATCACAAAATCTGGACGCAGAATCAAAGGCAGGGGTACAATG AGATATCACACTCCTCCTCGGTCACAGTCTCGCTCACAATCtcaagatgatgatgatgatgaagatgagaAGAGCAGCGAGACCCCGCCTCACTGGAAAGAGGAAATGCAGAGAACAAAAATCTACCAGCCTCCCAGTGGAGAGAAGTGGAGTAAAGGGGACAA GCTGAGTGATCATTACTCAAGCAGATGGGATGGCAAAGGTGCATCCCCATGGTCAAGATCTCGGTCACATGACCACTGCTCTGATCACAGTACCGAGAGATCCAGCCAAAACAGAAGACACAGAAGGGAAAAGAAGAgaacaaaacacagaaagaagtctaaaaagcaaaagcattcaaaaaagctgaaaattcctaaaaccaaaccaaaaacagATTCAATGGCTCACAGGACAGAGTCGTCCCGTTCTTCAAGCAGGAAATCCAAGCTTTCTGTTAAGCGTAAAAGAAGATCTCGATCTTGCACGAGATCCTCGAGCCATTCCTCCAGACGAGACTGGTCAGGATCTGACGAGATCTTTCGTTCCTCACCATTGTCCAGAAACTCTTCCTCCTGTTCCAGATCAAAAAGCAGATCAAGATCCTATTTTAGAAGCAGAACTAGATCAAGAACGAGGTCTAGATCCTTGTCAAGGTCTAGAAGCAGGTCCATATCAAGATCACGTAAGAGGACACCATCGAGATCGCCTAGAAACACATGCTCAAATGAGAACAATAAAAGCCAAGTTGATCCCCCtagacaaaacacacaaataaatgagAATGTTTTACCAAATGCTGTCTCTGAGAGTGTTCCTGCGTTACCCATGAGTGATAGCCCCCCACCTTCAAGGTGGAAACCAGGTCAAAAGCCTTGGAAACCTTCCTATATCCATGTTCAGGAAGTCAAAGCCAAAACTCCAGCTCTACTTGCACAATCGAGTTACACAGTAAAGAACAGCAAGGAGAATTCCCAATCTTCATCGTACCATGACCGGCATAGACATTCAGACAGTGAGAGAAGTGTTTACTCAAGCAATAGGAGCTATAACTATAAGAGGAGGTCCAGGACCAGGTCTTCAAGAAGTAGATCATACAGGAGATCGTACAGTAGATCAAGAAGTAGAGCTCGTTCCAGCTCAAGGTCACGCACTCCAGTAAAGTATCACAGCCGTTCATCAACCTACAGCAGATCCAATTCCTACGATTCCTATAGTGATAAAACAAAGGCAACATCTAATTCCAGAGAGAGAAGTGTCAGACATTATAGCACAGTTCAAGAAAGTAGCCCTGAAGCTAAATTTGGTGACGGGTATTTAGATAACAGAAAAGAACTAAAAGGAGAAAAGGAAAATCGCAGATTGTACTCCTCTGAGTATTCTACCGACAGTGAGAgaagcaatgtgaaaaaaaataaaaagcatgatgCGGACCCAAAGAAGCAAAACAATAATTCACATTCTCAATCGGAAGCAGACAGCATTAAAACATCTGAGCCAAAACAGGAGAAACATAATGCAGGTTCTTTTAGGGAGGATCAGAAATCAAAGTCTGGGTGGGACAGTGATAGTGATCATTCAAAAAAAGAGCCAGGTGTTGAAGACAGATCATCTGAATTCCAGCAGCTCAAATCTGGCAGGACCGATGAAAAGACTAGTAGCAGGAAGGAGTTTCTCAGCAGCAAATGGGATTCGGAAGATCACTCAGAAACTGAAGAGAAAAAGATCATCAGAGGCGGTTCAGCGTATTCAAGCAAAGAAGAAGGTGAAGCTAGCTCGGGATCTGATAGCGAAGGCGGTCACTCTAAAAGCAGCAAAGTAAGCACAAGGTTGGCTTGTCCGTCACCTGCAAATTCAGAGACTGATGTGAAAACGACCTCAAAGAAACAGACTTCAGTTGCTGCTGAAAGTTCAGTTTTGAGTTCAGGAAGTGAGAAGGTAATGCCTAAGAAGAAAGCAAAACGCAAACGTAAGCACAAGAAACGAAGCTCGACAAAGGCAGGGTCCAGAAGAGGAAAGACCAAATCCAAGGGTaagaaatccaaaaaaaaaaaacagaaacccaaGGAGACTTTCCACTGGCAGCCTCCTCTGGAGTTtggggaagaggaggaggaggaaaggcCAGAAGAGAATGCGATTGTAAAACAGGTCATGAAGGAAAGTCTGTTAAAAGTTATTGGGGAGACTGTggttaaacacaaagaaagtaaAAGCAATGCTGAGGAAACTCTCAAAACACCCAAAGAAAACATCCAATCAGGTGCAGCTTCTCAGAGGGCTCAAGAACAGTCaaccaaaaatgaaaaagaatcaAAGCAATCACCAAGGAATGTCAAGAGACCAAGACGAGATGAAAGTACAGAAGCAGATTCCAGCAAAGCTGATGGTAAAGAGCATGCTGTGGAGTTCCCAGAGAAAACAGAGCAATCTAATGATAGTATGGAGATCTGTACCCCAGAGCAGAACTCCCCTGAAAGGGACTATGCAAAAACTACAGCGCAGCAGGGCTCCCCATTAAAAGAGCTTGTCCTTCCTGCAAACAGAGACGTCGGGAATGCTTTAAACACAACTGCAGTAGAAGCATTAAAGATGGAGCCACATCCGATGAATAGCAGGGCCTCTTCTAACGTGTTCATAAGCAACGATTCAGGGGGTGAAAGtattaaaaaagcacaaaatgaATTGCAGTGTTTAACTATTGACCCAAAGTGGAAGCCTCTGAAAGATCTTTCTAATCAGCAGCCAGTCAGCACTATGAATGCTGTGGAAGTTAAAAGCACAGACTCCCCAGATTGTGTGGAGACCAAGCCCCAGGGCCTCAGAATAGAGATTAAAAGCAAGAGTCGGGTCCGACCTGGATCTCTTTTTGATGAAGTTCGAAAGACGGCCAGGCTGAATCAAAGACAGAGGAACCAAGAGAGCTCAAGTGAGGAGAGATCTCCTTCCGTAGAGGATAAAAGCAAGTCCCGGAGCCGAACCAGATCACCCAGCAAATCTGGATCGAGCCAGCGAACACGCTCAAGAAAGAGATCACTGTCCTCCAGCCACTCGCGGACTCGATCAAGGAGTTCCACTTATTCCTACAG GTCTAGAAGCTACACTAGAAGTCGCAGTAGGAGAAGGTACAGTCGGGGTCGATCAAGGACTTGGAGCAGCACTGATCGGAGTTACAGAAGACACAGCCACAG CAGTAGGACGTACAGTAGAAGTCGGTCCAGGAGCAGGTCTTCTGATCGGCGCAGAAGATCCAG gtctgTCACATATGACAGCTACTATAGCAGAAGCAGGAGTCGAAGCAGCAGGAGACGGACAAGTGACAGCTACCGAAGGTCCCGGAGCTACGATCGCAGTTCCAG GTCATACTGCTCTTATAGTAGAAGTGACCGCAGTTACTCCCGCCGGCGAAGTCACAGCTGA
- the LOC121309702 gene encoding NK-tumor recognition protein-like isoform X4, producing the protein MGVQDRPLCYFDVEINREPVGRIVFQLFSDVCPKTCTNFLGLCTGEKGRGKTTGRKLCYKGSTFHRIVKNFMIQGGDFIEGNGRGGESIYGGYFKDENFVLKHDRAFLLSMANRGKDTNGSQFFITTKTAPHLDGVHVVFGLVISGFEVIKHIENLKTDAASRPYSDVRVIDCGQLTKPASDVLERRKISPHSWDSSSSSPTSESQSDTEEKPPPPRKRKHKTRNKHLNKRRKEGKRRGSSSKRPPASQASFCEQENADDEKGKDLNVTREKPVVRPEEIPPVPENRFLLRRDMQIHKTEPAHLALSAALGDQKPAITKSGRRIKGRGTMRYHTPPRSQSRSQSQDDDDDEDEKSSETPPHWKEEMQRTKIYQPPSGEKWSKGDKLSDHYSSRWDGKGASPWSRSRSHDHCSDHSTERSSQNRRHRREKKRTKHRKKSKKQKHSKKLKIPKTKPKTDSMAHRTESSRSSSRKSKLSVKRKRRSRSCTRSSSHSSRRDWSGSDEIFRSSPLSRNSSSCSRSKSRSRSYFRSRTRSRTRSRSLSRSRSRSISRSRKRTPSRSPRNTCSNENNKSQVDPPRQNTQINENVLPNAVSESVPALPMSDSPPPSRWKPGQKPWKPSYIHVQEVKAKTPALLAQSSYTVKNSKENSQSSSYHDRHRHSDSERSVYSSNRSYNYKRRSRTRSSRSRSYRRSYSRSRSRARSSSRSRTPVKYHSRSSTYSRSNSYDSYSDKTKATSNSRERSVRHYSTVQESSPEAKFGDGYLDNRKELKGEKENRRLYSSEYSTDSERSNVKKNKKHDADPKKQNNNSHSQSEADSIKTSEPKQEKHNAGSFREDQKSKSGWDSDSDHSKKEPGVEDRSSEFQQLKSGRTDEKTSSRKEFLSSKWDSEDHSETEEKKIIRGGSAYSSKEEGEASSGSDSEGGHSKSSKVSTRLACPSPANSETDVKTTSKKQTSVAAESSVLSSGSEKVMPKKKAKRKRKHKKRSSTKAGSRRGKTKSKGKKSKKKKQKPKETFHWQPPLEFGEEEEEERPEENAIVKQVMKESLLKVIGETVVKHKESKSNAEETLKTPKENIQSGAASQRAQEQSTKNEKESKQSPRNVKRPRRDESTEADSSKADGKEHAVEFPEKTEQSNDSMEICTPEQNSPERDYAKTTAQQGSPLKELVLPANRDVGNALNTTAVEALKMEPHPMNSRASSNVFISNDSGGESIKKAQNELQCLTIDPKWKPLKDLSNQQPVSTMNAVEVKSTDSPDCVETKPQGLRIEIKSKSRVRPGSLFDEVRKTARLNQRQRNQESSSEERSPSVEDKSKSRSRTRSPSKSGSSQRTRSRKRSLSSSHSRTRSRSSTYSYRSRSYTRSRSRRRYSRGRSRTWSSTDRSYRRHSHRSVTYDSYYSRSRSRSSRRRTSDSYRRSRSYDRSSRSYCSYSRSDRSYSRRRSHS; encoded by the exons ATGGGTGTTCAAGACCGGCCTCTGTGCTATTTTGACGTTGAAATCAATCGAGAGCCAG ttgggcGCATTGTCTTCCAGCTTTTTTCGGATGTCTGTCCCAAGACATGTACAAATTTTCTTGGCTTGTGCACAG GTGAGAAAGGAAGAGGAAAAACAACAGGGAGAAAGCTGTGTTACAAAGGCTCCACCTTCCACCGCATTGTTAAAAACTTCATGATCCAGGGTGGGGATTTCATTGAAG GTAATGGAAGAGGAGGTGAATCGATATATGGTGGCTATTTTAAAG ATGAAAACTTTGTTCTCAAACATGACAGAGCATTCCTTTTATCAATGGCAAACCGAGGCAAAGACACGAATGGGTCACAGTTTTTCAT AACTACAAAAACAGCACCTCATCTGGATGG AGTTCACGTTGTCTTTGGGCTGGTTATCTCAGGATTTGAGGTGATAAAGCACATTGAGAATCTGAAAACGGACGCTGCCAGCAGACCCTACTCAGATGTCCGGGTGATTGATTGCGGACAGTTAACAAAGCCTGCCAGTGATG TTCTGGAGCGCAGAAAGATCTCTCCGCATTCGTGGGATTCTTCGTCGTCTTCTCCCACCTCGGAGTCCCAGAGCGACACAGAGGAGAAGCCACCGCCACCGCGCAAGCGCAAACACAAAACCAGAAACAAGCATCTAAACAAGAGAAGGAAGGAGGGGAAGAgaagaggaagcagcagcaagaGGCCCCCGGCAAGCCAAGCAAG CTTCTGTGAACAGGAGAATGCTGATGATGAAAAGGGGAAGGATTTGAATGTGACGAGAGAGAAGCCTGTGGTGCGGCCTGAAGAAATCCCCCCCGTGCCAGAGAACAGGTTCTTATTGCGAAGGGACATGCAGATACACAAGACAGAGCC GGCACATCTGGCTCTATCGGCAGCTCTAGGTGATCAGAAGCCAGCCATCACAAAATCTGGACGCAGAATCAAAGGCAGGGGTACAATG AGATATCACACTCCTCCTCGGTCACAGTCTCGCTCACAATCtcaagatgatgatgatgatgaagatgagaAGAGCAGCGAGACCCCGCCTCACTGGAAAGAGGAAATGCAGAGAACAAAAATCTACCAGCCTCCCAGTGGAGAGAAGTGGAGTAAAGGGGACAA GCTGAGTGATCATTACTCAAGCAGATGGGATGGCAAAGGTGCATCCCCATGGTCAAGATCTCGGTCACATGACCACTGCTCTGATCACAGTACCGAGAGATCCAGCCAAAACAGAAGACACAGAAGGGAAAAGAAGAgaacaaaacacagaaagaagtctaaaaagcaaaagcattcaaaaaagctgaaaattcctaaaaccaaaccaaaaacagATTCAATGGCTCACAGGACAGAGTCGTCCCGTTCTTCAAGCAGGAAATCCAAGCTTTCTGTTAAGCGTAAAAGAAGATCTCGATCTTGCACGAGATCCTCGAGCCATTCCTCCAGACGAGACTGGTCAGGATCTGACGAGATCTTTCGTTCCTCACCATTGTCCAGAAACTCTTCCTCCTGTTCCAGATCAAAAAGCAGATCAAGATCCTATTTTAGAAGCAGAACTAGATCAAGAACGAGGTCTAGATCCTTGTCAAGGTCTAGAAGCAGGTCCATATCAAGATCACGTAAGAGGACACCATCGAGATCGCCTAGAAACACATGCTCAAATGAGAACAATAAAAGCCAAGTTGATCCCCCtagacaaaacacacaaataaatgagAATGTTTTACCAAATGCTGTCTCTGAGAGTGTTCCTGCGTTACCCATGAGTGATAGCCCCCCACCTTCAAGGTGGAAACCAGGTCAAAAGCCTTGGAAACCTTCCTATATCCATGTTCAGGAAGTCAAAGCCAAAACTCCAGCTCTACTTGCACAATCGAGTTACACAGTAAAGAACAGCAAGGAGAATTCCCAATCTTCATCGTACCATGACCGGCATAGACATTCAGACAGTGAGAGAAGTGTTTACTCAAGCAATAGGAGCTATAACTATAAGAGGAGGTCCAGGACCAGGTCTTCAAGAAGTAGATCATACAGGAGATCGTACAGTAGATCAAGAAGTAGAGCTCGTTCCAGCTCAAGGTCACGCACTCCAGTAAAGTATCACAGCCGTTCATCAACCTACAGCAGATCCAATTCCTACGATTCCTATAGTGATAAAACAAAGGCAACATCTAATTCCAGAGAGAGAAGTGTCAGACATTATAGCACAGTTCAAGAAAGTAGCCCTGAAGCTAAATTTGGTGACGGGTATTTAGATAACAGAAAAGAACTAAAAGGAGAAAAGGAAAATCGCAGATTGTACTCCTCTGAGTATTCTACCGACAGTGAGAgaagcaatgtgaaaaaaaataaaaagcatgatgCGGACCCAAAGAAGCAAAACAATAATTCACATTCTCAATCGGAAGCAGACAGCATTAAAACATCTGAGCCAAAACAGGAGAAACATAATGCAGGTTCTTTTAGGGAGGATCAGAAATCAAAGTCTGGGTGGGACAGTGATAGTGATCATTCAAAAAAAGAGCCAGGTGTTGAAGACAGATCATCTGAATTCCAGCAGCTCAAATCTGGCAGGACCGATGAAAAGACTAGTAGCAGGAAGGAGTTTCTCAGCAGCAAATGGGATTCGGAAGATCACTCAGAAACTGAAGAGAAAAAGATCATCAGAGGCGGTTCAGCGTATTCAAGCAAAGAAGAAGGTGAAGCTAGCTCGGGATCTGATAGCGAAGGCGGTCACTCTAAAAGCAGCAAAGTAAGCACAAGGTTGGCTTGTCCGTCACCTGCAAATTCAGAGACTGATGTGAAAACGACCTCAAAGAAACAGACTTCAGTTGCTGCTGAAAGTTCAGTTTTGAGTTCAGGAAGTGAGAAGGTAATGCCTAAGAAGAAAGCAAAACGCAAACGTAAGCACAAGAAACGAAGCTCGACAAAGGCAGGGTCCAGAAGAGGAAAGACCAAATCCAAGGGTaagaaatccaaaaaaaaaaaacagaaacccaaGGAGACTTTCCACTGGCAGCCTCCTCTGGAGTTtggggaagaggaggaggaggaaaggcCAGAAGAGAATGCGATTGTAAAACAGGTCATGAAGGAAAGTCTGTTAAAAGTTATTGGGGAGACTGTggttaaacacaaagaaagtaaAAGCAATGCTGAGGAAACTCTCAAAACACCCAAAGAAAACATCCAATCAGGTGCAGCTTCTCAGAGGGCTCAAGAACAGTCaaccaaaaatgaaaaagaatcaAAGCAATCACCAAGGAATGTCAAGAGACCAAGACGAGATGAAAGTACAGAAGCAGATTCCAGCAAAGCTGATGGTAAAGAGCATGCTGTGGAGTTCCCAGAGAAAACAGAGCAATCTAATGATAGTATGGAGATCTGTACCCCAGAGCAGAACTCCCCTGAAAGGGACTATGCAAAAACTACAGCGCAGCAGGGCTCCCCATTAAAAGAGCTTGTCCTTCCTGCAAACAGAGACGTCGGGAATGCTTTAAACACAACTGCAGTAGAAGCATTAAAGATGGAGCCACATCCGATGAATAGCAGGGCCTCTTCTAACGTGTTCATAAGCAACGATTCAGGGGGTGAAAGtattaaaaaagcacaaaatgaATTGCAGTGTTTAACTATTGACCCAAAGTGGAAGCCTCTGAAAGATCTTTCTAATCAGCAGCCAGTCAGCACTATGAATGCTGTGGAAGTTAAAAGCACAGACTCCCCAGATTGTGTGGAGACCAAGCCCCAGGGCCTCAGAATAGAGATTAAAAGCAAGAGTCGGGTCCGACCTGGATCTCTTTTTGATGAAGTTCGAAAGACGGCCAGGCTGAATCAAAGACAGAGGAACCAAGAGAGCTCAAGTGAGGAGAGATCTCCTTCCGTAGAGGATAAAAGCAAGTCCCGGAGCCGAACCAGATCACCCAGCAAATCTGGATCGAGCCAGCGAACACGCTCAAGAAAGAGATCACTGTCCTCCAGCCACTCGCGGACTCGATCAAGGAGTTCCACTTATTCCTACAG GTCTAGAAGCTACACTAGAAGTCGCAGTAGGAGAAGGTACAGTCGGGGTCGATCAAGGACTTGGAGCAGCACTGATCGGAGTTACAGAAGACACAGCCACAG gtctgTCACATATGACAGCTACTATAGCAGAAGCAGGAGTCGAAGCAGCAGGAGACGGACAAGTGACAGCTACCGAAGGTCCCGGAGCTACGATCGCAGTTCCAG GTCATACTGCTCTTATAGTAGAAGTGACCGCAGTTACTCCCGCCGGCGAAGTCACAGCTGA